One region of Mucilaginibacter gotjawali genomic DNA includes:
- a CDS encoding PspC domain-containing protein — protein sequence MMQKIITFFERYSFGVCTYLGEKFNVSISKIRLFFIYSSFLAVGFPLIFYVFAGIVLDIRNYVKRVHTRVTDL from the coding sequence ATGATGCAAAAGATAATCACTTTTTTTGAAAGATACTCCTTCGGGGTATGCACTTATCTTGGCGAAAAATTTAATGTTTCGATCAGTAAGATAAGGTTGTTTTTTATCTACTCCTCTTTTCTGGCGGTTGGATTCCCGTTGATATTTTATGTATTTGCCGGTATCGTTTTGGATATCCGGAATTATGTAAAAAGGGTGCATACCAGGGTTACTGACCTGTAA
- a CDS encoding DUF2851 family protein produces MLFPEDFLHYIWKFRLFDRDRLQTGDGEALEIFSPGLHNSDSGPDFQNARIRIGDTVWAGNIEVHLSSSDWKKHGHAADNAYGNIILHVVYKDDIPLVLPDGRRVPTLELQNRIPDELYSRYHQLIFGEQTIIPCEASIGAVDSLTLHNWLTRVLVERLEKKSVAVTAALALNRGDWEETFYQFLAANFGFKINALPFELLAKSLPQNILAKHKNNPMQIEALVFGQAGFLGEDFKDEYPLKLKEEYGFLQKKYKLAPVETHLWKFMRLRPANFPTIRLAQFAALIIRSNHLFSKLLEIKDVKVLKALFTDIKVNPYWEDHYRFDIASPRSSKNIGEASVDILLLNTMALFLFSYGKYNQQQHFINRSLQLLEHLPCENNKIITDFSNLGVKIKTAFESQALIELKNNYCNYKKCLHCGVGNKILKLA; encoded by the coding sequence ATGCTTTTCCCCGAAGATTTTCTCCATTATATCTGGAAATTCCGGTTGTTTGACCGGGATCGCCTGCAGACCGGTGATGGCGAGGCATTGGAAATATTTTCGCCGGGGCTGCATAATTCTGATTCGGGTCCCGATTTTCAAAATGCGCGGATCAGGATAGGGGATACCGTTTGGGCGGGAAATATTGAAGTCCACCTGTCATCATCTGACTGGAAGAAGCACGGACATGCCGCTGACAATGCCTACGGGAATATAATTTTGCATGTAGTTTACAAAGATGATATTCCGCTTGTATTACCGGACGGGCGGCGGGTGCCAACCCTTGAATTGCAAAACCGGATACCGGATGAACTTTATAGCCGCTACCACCAGCTGATTTTTGGCGAACAAACTATTATACCCTGCGAGGCCAGTATTGGTGCTGTTGATAGCCTTACCCTGCATAACTGGCTCACCAGGGTGTTAGTTGAGCGGCTTGAAAAGAAGTCGGTCGCGGTAACCGCGGCGTTAGCCCTTAACCGGGGTGATTGGGAAGAAACCTTTTACCAGTTTTTAGCAGCAAATTTTGGCTTCAAAATTAATGCACTTCCGTTTGAATTGCTGGCAAAATCGTTACCGCAAAATATTCTGGCAAAGCATAAGAACAACCCAATGCAGATAGAGGCGCTGGTATTTGGGCAGGCAGGTTTTTTAGGAGAGGACTTTAAAGATGAATACCCGCTGAAACTGAAAGAAGAATACGGTTTCCTGCAAAAGAAATATAAACTGGCGCCGGTGGAAACACATTTATGGAAATTTATGCGGTTGCGCCCTGCAAATTTCCCGACAATAAGGTTGGCACAGTTTGCCGCGCTGATAATCAGATCGAATCACTTATTTTCAAAACTATTGGAGATAAAAGACGTAAAAGTGTTAAAGGCATTGTTTACCGATATAAAAGTAAACCCGTATTGGGAAGATCATTACCGTTTTGATATCGCTTCGCCCCGTTCATCAAAAAATATAGGTGAAGCATCGGTTGATATTTTACTTTTAAACACAATGGCCTTATTTTTGTTTAGTTATGGAAAATACAACCAGCAGCAGCATTTTATTAACCGGAGTTTGCAGTTGCTTGAACATTTACCCTGCGAAAACAATAAAATTATAACAGATTTTAGTAACTTAGGGGTCAAAATTAAAACAGCGTTTGAATCGCAGGCTTTAATTGAGTTAAAAAATAACTATTGCAATTATAAAAAATGCCTGCATTGTGGCGTTGGTAATAAGATTTTAAAGTTGGCTTGA
- a CDS encoding HAD family hydrolase yields the protein MSEQNKFDSIIFDLDGTLWDSTGNVAVAWQNAINQVDYVDEVMTQEKVRSITGMAYNVIFDTLFPYLDAAKRNELMAICAKSELEILHTRGGELYPALDETLGYLAGRYRLFIVSNCQNGYIEVFLKLSGMAHYFSGHQCYGTKGNPKAENIKDIVNDYQLKTPVYIGDTMGDYNSATKAGVPFIFANYGFGVVENGQIATISSFGDLVKML from the coding sequence ATGTCTGAACAAAATAAATTTGACAGTATAATTTTTGACCTTGACGGGACTCTTTGGGACAGTACCGGGAACGTTGCTGTAGCATGGCAGAATGCAATTAACCAGGTGGATTATGTAGATGAGGTAATGACGCAGGAAAAAGTCAGATCAATAACAGGGATGGCATACAATGTTATTTTTGATACCCTGTTTCCTTACCTTGATGCAGCAAAGCGAAATGAGCTTATGGCAATCTGTGCTAAAAGCGAATTGGAGATATTGCATACCCGCGGCGGAGAATTATACCCGGCGCTTGACGAAACCCTGGGTTACCTGGCCGGCAGATATAGGTTATTTATTGTGAGTAACTGCCAGAATGGTTATATCGAAGTATTTCTGAAATTAAGTGGTATGGCGCATTATTTTTCGGGACACCAATGTTATGGAACAAAAGGTAACCCCAAGGCCGAAAACATCAAAGATATTGTAAACGACTATCAGCTTAAAACACCAGTGTATATTGGTGATACCATGGGCGATTACAACTCAGCAACAAAAGCCGGCGTTCCCTTTATTTTTGCGAACTACGGTTTTGGTGTTGTTGAAAACGGGCAGATAGCTACTATTAGCAGCTTTGGTGACCTGGTGAAAATGCTATAG